One genomic region from Coprothermobacter sp. encodes:
- a CDS encoding transcription termination factor Rho, producing MNFTEQELLEKTSRELYEIAKVLHVRNYTRLKKPELIEELLKLGGRDANDQEGPSMSSMGPYDNHDKPEVVTEHLDIEQERVPAHVVSGAVISSSSEHRGGEVPRAGGEEFTASGLCEILAEGYGFMRSNYFPSSSDVYISPPMIRRFGLRTGDWLEGVVRLPRGDKEKYSSLMRIRSINGIGIEGYVVARPQFESLTPIFPNKHLKLETPNCTMALRLLELVAPIGKGQRGLIVSPPKAGKTTILKNIAQSIEYNHPEVTLMVLLIDERPEEVTDMKQSIRSEVISSTFDQPPENHIRVVELALERAKRLVEVKKDVVILMDGITRLTRAYNLISSSSGKTLSGGLDPTAIRGPKRVIGAARNMVEGGSLTIIATALIETGSRLDQVIYEEFKGTGNMELVLDRELAERRIFPAIDVRKSGTRREELLYTPEEYRKIWALRQFIGNEDPTESLEKLIAMLQRTANNREFLANIVAQDSAGR from the coding sequence ATGAACTTCACTGAACAAGAGCTGTTGGAGAAGACGTCCCGGGAACTGTACGAGATTGCAAAAGTACTGCACGTTCGGAACTACACACGGCTCAAGAAGCCGGAACTCATCGAGGAACTGTTGAAACTTGGGGGTAGGGATGCTAACGATCAGGAGGGGCCTTCCATGAGTTCCATGGGGCCCTATGACAACCATGACAAGCCTGAGGTAGTGACTGAGCACCTCGACATCGAACAGGAACGCGTACCGGCGCACGTTGTTTCCGGGGCCGTCATCTCGAGTTCGTCTGAGCACCGCGGCGGAGAGGTTCCACGGGCTGGCGGAGAAGAGTTCACTGCCTCGGGCCTGTGCGAAATCCTCGCGGAGGGATATGGGTTCATGCGTTCCAACTACTTCCCTTCCTCGTCGGACGTCTATATCTCGCCCCCCATGATCCGGCGGTTCGGTCTTCGGACCGGCGACTGGTTGGAGGGTGTCGTCCGCCTGCCGCGTGGGGACAAGGAGAAGTACTCCTCACTGATGCGCATCCGCAGCATCAATGGCATTGGCATCGAAGGGTACGTGGTCGCTCGGCCGCAATTTGAGTCGCTGACACCGATTTTTCCCAACAAGCACCTCAAGCTGGAAACGCCTAATTGCACCATGGCATTGCGCCTCCTTGAGCTCGTTGCTCCCATCGGCAAGGGTCAGCGTGGCCTGATCGTGTCTCCACCGAAGGCCGGGAAGACGACCATTCTCAAGAACATTGCACAGAGCATCGAGTACAATCACCCCGAGGTCACGCTGATGGTGCTCCTTATCGATGAGCGACCCGAGGAAGTCACCGACATGAAGCAGTCGATTCGAAGCGAGGTGATCAGTTCAACGTTCGACCAGCCTCCCGAGAACCATATTCGAGTCGTCGAGCTGGCCCTGGAGCGCGCTAAGCGCCTCGTCGAGGTCAAGAAGGATGTCGTCATCCTTATGGATGGCATCACCCGGCTCACGCGCGCCTATAATCTCATCAGTTCCTCTTCTGGGAAGACCCTGTCTGGTGGTCTCGATCCAACGGCAATCCGTGGCCCCAAGAGAGTTATCGGAGCTGCGCGGAACATGGTCGAGGGCGGCAGTCTCACGATCATTGCAACAGCGCTCATCGAGACGGGCAGCCGCCTGGACCAGGTCATCTACGAAGAATTCAAGGGTACGGGCAACATGGAACTCGTTCTGGACCGCGAGCTGGCTGAGCGTCGCATTTTCCCCGCGATCGACGTCCGGAAGTCCGGCACTAGGCGCGAAGAACTGCTGTACACGCCCGAGGAGTATCGCAAGATCTGGGCTCTCAGACAGTTTATCGGCAACGAGGATCCGACGGAGAGTCTGGAAAAGCTCATCGCCATGCTTCAGAGAACTGCCAACAATCGGGAATTCCTCGCCAACATCGTAGCGCAGGACAGCGCTGGACGCTAG
- a CDS encoding thymidine kinase produces the protein MDSCSGRIEVVAGCMFSGKSEELIRRLKRAQIAKQKVIALKSSLDDRYGLETITSHSGIRLESAVVASPSDVLRIVEEKQVEVVGIDEVQFFDPGIIEVSEYLAGKGVRVILAGLDQDFRGEPFGPMPELLSLAEEVTKLTAVCMVCGRPATRTQRIVNGRPARYDDPVVMVGAAESYEARCREHHVVPGRPERVLEEERLI, from the coding sequence ATGGATAGTTGTTCCGGCAGGATCGAGGTCGTTGCCGGCTGCATGTTCTCGGGGAAATCCGAGGAGCTCATTCGACGCCTCAAGAGGGCTCAGATTGCGAAGCAGAAGGTCATCGCCCTCAAGTCGTCTCTTGATGACCGCTATGGGCTTGAGACAATTACGAGCCATTCGGGTATTCGCCTTGAATCGGCTGTCGTGGCATCTCCATCTGACGTGCTCAGGATTGTCGAGGAGAAGCAGGTGGAAGTCGTTGGCATCGATGAGGTGCAGTTCTTCGATCCCGGGATTATCGAGGTTTCTGAGTATCTTGCGGGCAAGGGCGTTCGCGTCATCCTCGCTGGGCTTGACCAGGACTTTCGTGGTGAGCCGTTCGGACCCATGCCTGAGCTTCTTTCGCTTGCGGAAGAAGTGACGAAGCTGACGGCCGTATGCATGGTATGTGGCAGACCGGCGACGCGTACTCAGCGCATCGTCAATGGACGTCCAGCGCGATACGACGACCCGGTGGTGATGGTCGGGGCAGCCGAGAGTTATGAAGCACGCTGTCGTGAGCACCACGTGGTTCCAGGTCGGCCAGAGCGTGTACTGGAAGAGGAGCGCCTCATTTGA
- a CDS encoding peptide chain release factor 1: MSLETEQLARRIHEIDERVANLRYDVDQKEIQKLTLERRTMDSLFGLLTREESLRTQLADNDALLAEGTDSEFAAVIEEDKLRLRQELEAVHAQIEEERIPKDPDDDKNIIVEIRGGVGGDEAALFAADLFRLYSYFAGQHGLKIEVISSHPTEIGGFKEVVFSVLGVGSYKLFKFESGVHRVQRVPETEASGRIHTSTATVAVLPEAEDVDVHIDDADIKLELFHASGHGGQNVQKVETAVRMTHIPTGITASCQDERSQLKNKEKALKVLRSRVYELMKEKADSEMINERRAQIGSGMRNMRIRTYNFPQGRLTDHRIGLSLYNLPLIMEGNLDPVVDALHRASRERTLETPILRDNDD; the protein is encoded by the coding sequence ATGAGTCTAGAGACAGAACAGCTGGCACGCAGAATCCATGAGATCGACGAGCGAGTTGCCAACCTGCGCTACGATGTCGATCAGAAGGAAATCCAGAAACTCACTCTGGAGCGGCGCACGATGGACTCTCTGTTCGGGCTTCTCACTCGCGAAGAGTCTCTGAGGACTCAGCTTGCTGATAACGATGCGCTTCTCGCAGAGGGAACGGATTCCGAGTTCGCCGCCGTGATCGAGGAAGACAAGCTCCGACTTCGGCAGGAACTGGAAGCTGTTCACGCTCAGATCGAGGAAGAACGTATTCCCAAAGATCCAGATGACGACAAGAATATCATCGTCGAGATCCGGGGAGGCGTCGGTGGCGACGAAGCGGCCCTGTTTGCCGCCGATCTGTTTCGCCTGTACTCGTACTTTGCAGGACAACATGGCCTCAAGATCGAGGTCATCTCGAGCCATCCAACCGAGATCGGAGGGTTCAAAGAAGTCGTCTTCTCGGTGCTTGGCGTAGGAAGCTACAAGCTCTTCAAGTTCGAGAGCGGCGTCCACCGCGTCCAGCGCGTTCCCGAGACAGAGGCTTCTGGACGCATTCACACTTCCACTGCCACCGTAGCGGTGCTGCCTGAAGCTGAAGATGTCGACGTGCACATTGACGACGCCGACATCAAGCTTGAACTGTTTCATGCGTCTGGACATGGAGGGCAGAACGTTCAGAAGGTAGAGACGGCTGTCCGCATGACGCACATTCCAACAGGCATCACTGCGTCATGTCAGGATGAGAGGTCCCAGCTGAAGAATAAGGAGAAGGCTCTCAAGGTGCTGCGATCCCGCGTCTATGAGCTCATGAAGGAGAAGGCCGACAGTGAGATGATCAATGAGCGCAGAGCTCAGATCGGCAGTGGCATGCGCAATATGCGTATCCGTACCTACAACTTTCCTCAAGGTCGTCTGACTGACCATCGGATTGGCCTGTCCCTGTACAACCTGCCTCTCATCATGGAGGGAAACCTCGATCCAGTAGTCGACGCTCTTCATCGGGCTTCCCGGGAGAGGACTCTTGAGACGCCCATTCTGCGGGACAACGACGATTGA